In Eriocheir sinensis breed Jianghai 21 chromosome 23, ASM2467909v1, whole genome shotgun sequence, a single window of DNA contains:
- the LOC127002517 gene encoding uncharacterized protein LOC127002517 isoform X2: protein MRTECSKPTAVQCKECGVNFSRLSIYRQHLQQFHNIETTTAQYEFASEEEFMAWKDALEMEVGVNYTSHTGNKKSVDSTKTIYYCRRSGVQKSSKSTHKRAEKSQGTSKMGYYCTSSIEAVRQNGCVQVTYYVEHHEHDINFHSLVHMTLPASVKDKIAGMILRGVSHEHILEQVRKSAGESRAAILESQDIKNIVTQFGLKQEHKRHPDDSTSVRLIVTEYREAGDLLYFKDQNSIDPENPEIGKKEFVLGFIKEEQRRVFSKQLESGQELQICMDSTHCISQYEGYQLTTLMTVTDLNQGFPVAFLISSTVNEAILKVFLGEVKKRLGSLCAKIFMSDDDPMFRNAWNAIMHGDVPQQVLYLNCSWHTDRTFRRNIGSKIKAPLHQKKEIYQMVRALMDEPEEDEFNKSARDS, encoded by the exons ATGAGAACAGAGTGCAGCAAACCTACAGCTGTTCAGTGCAAGGAATGTGGAGTAAACTTTTCCAGGTTAAGCATCTACAGGCAACATCTCCAACAGTTTCATAACATTGAAACTACTACAGCCCAGTATGAGTTTGCTTCAGAAGAAG AGTTTATGGCATGGAAAGATGCACTGGAAATGGAGGTTGGAGTAAATTATACGTCTCATACGGGTAACAAGAAATCAGTTGACAGCACCAAAACCATATACTATTGCCGAAGATCAGGTGTGCAGAAATCATCAAAGAGTACCCACAAGCGTGCTGAAAAAAGCCAAG gTACCAGTAAAATGGGATACTACTGCACATCATCTATTGAGGCAGTGAGGCAGAATGGATGTGTCCAGGTCACCTACTACGTGGAGCATCATGAGCATGATATAAACTTCCACAGCCTTGTCCACATGACTCTTCCTGCCAGCGTGAAGGATAAAATTGCAG GCATGATTCTTCGTGGTGTCTCACATGAACACATTCTGGAACAAGTGCGAAAATCTGCTGGAGAGAGTAGAGCTGCAATATTGGAGAGCCAGGATATAAAGAACATTGTTACACAATTTGGTCTGAAACAAGAACATAAACGGCATCCAGATGACAGTACTAGTGTCCGTTTGATTGTAACAGAATATAGGGAGGCAGGTGATCTTTTGTATTTCAAGGATCAAAATTCAATAGACCCTGAGAATCCTGAAATAGGTAAAAAAGAATTTGTACTGGGTTTCataaaagaggaacaaagaagggtATTCTCAAAACAACTTGAGAGTGGTCAAGAGCTTCAGATTTGTATGGACTCGACCCATTGTATTAGCCAGTATGAAGGTTACCAATTAACAACATTGATGACTGTCACAGATCTAAACCAGGGTTTTCCTGTGGCCTTTCTTATTAGCAGTACAGTAAATGAAGCCATACTTAAGGTTTTTCTTGGTGAAGTAAAAAAGCGTTTGGGTTCCCTCTGTGCAAAAATCTTTATGAGCGATGATGATCCCATGTTTAGGAATGCTTGGAATGCGATCATGCATGGGGATGTGCCTCAACAGGTTTTATACCTGAACTGTAGTTGGCACACTGATCGCACTTTCAGGAGAAATATTGGTTCTAaaatcaaggcacctctccatcaGAAGAAAGAGATTTACCAAATGGTTAGGGCACTCATGGATGAGCCAGAGGAGGATGAATTTAATAAAAGTGCAAGGGATTCCTGA
- the LOC127002517 gene encoding uncharacterized protein LOC127002517 isoform X1, which translates to MRTECSKPTAVQCKECGVNFSRLSIYRQHLQQFHNIETTTAQYEFASEEEFMAWKDALEMEVGVNYTSHTGNKKSVDSTKTIYYCRRSGVQKSSKSTHKRAEKSQGTSKMGYYCTSSIEAVRQNGCVQVTYYVEHHEHDINFHSLVHMTLPASVKDKIAAASMFGASSLRMILRGVSHEHILEQVRKSAGESRAAILESQDIKNIVTQFGLKQEHKRHPDDSTSVRLIVTEYREAGDLLYFKDQNSIDPENPEIGKKEFVLGFIKEEQRRVFSKQLESGQELQICMDSTHCISQYEGYQLTTLMTVTDLNQGFPVAFLISSTVNEAILKVFLGEVKKRLGSLCAKIFMSDDDPMFRNAWNAIMHGDVPQQVLYLNCSWHTDRTFRRNIGSKIKAPLHQKKEIYQMVRALMDEPEEDEFNKSARDS; encoded by the exons ATGAGAACAGAGTGCAGCAAACCTACAGCTGTTCAGTGCAAGGAATGTGGAGTAAACTTTTCCAGGTTAAGCATCTACAGGCAACATCTCCAACAGTTTCATAACATTGAAACTACTACAGCCCAGTATGAGTTTGCTTCAGAAGAAG AGTTTATGGCATGGAAAGATGCACTGGAAATGGAGGTTGGAGTAAATTATACGTCTCATACGGGTAACAAGAAATCAGTTGACAGCACCAAAACCATATACTATTGCCGAAGATCAGGTGTGCAGAAATCATCAAAGAGTACCCACAAGCGTGCTGAAAAAAGCCAAG gTACCAGTAAAATGGGATACTACTGCACATCATCTATTGAGGCAGTGAGGCAGAATGGATGTGTCCAGGTCACCTACTACGTGGAGCATCATGAGCATGATATAAACTTCCACAGCCTTGTCCACATGACTCTTCCTGCCAGCGTGAAGGATAAAATTGCAG CTGCATCTATGTTTGGTGCATCTTCACTGC GCATGATTCTTCGTGGTGTCTCACATGAACACATTCTGGAACAAGTGCGAAAATCTGCTGGAGAGAGTAGAGCTGCAATATTGGAGAGCCAGGATATAAAGAACATTGTTACACAATTTGGTCTGAAACAAGAACATAAACGGCATCCAGATGACAGTACTAGTGTCCGTTTGATTGTAACAGAATATAGGGAGGCAGGTGATCTTTTGTATTTCAAGGATCAAAATTCAATAGACCCTGAGAATCCTGAAATAGGTAAAAAAGAATTTGTACTGGGTTTCataaaagaggaacaaagaagggtATTCTCAAAACAACTTGAGAGTGGTCAAGAGCTTCAGATTTGTATGGACTCGACCCATTGTATTAGCCAGTATGAAGGTTACCAATTAACAACATTGATGACTGTCACAGATCTAAACCAGGGTTTTCCTGTGGCCTTTCTTATTAGCAGTACAGTAAATGAAGCCATACTTAAGGTTTTTCTTGGTGAAGTAAAAAAGCGTTTGGGTTCCCTCTGTGCAAAAATCTTTATGAGCGATGATGATCCCATGTTTAGGAATGCTTGGAATGCGATCATGCATGGGGATGTGCCTCAACAGGTTTTATACCTGAACTGTAGTTGGCACACTGATCGCACTTTCAGGAGAAATATTGGTTCTAaaatcaaggcacctctccatcaGAAGAAAGAGATTTACCAAATGGTTAGGGCACTCATGGATGAGCCAGAGGAGGATGAATTTAATAAAAGTGCAAGGGATTCCTGA